A portion of the Acidobacteriota bacterium genome contains these proteins:
- a CDS encoding DUF1553 domain-containing protein — translation MRSARPSVLFGVTLAAVLGLAATAGAQNEPINFTDHIRPIMERACWNCHGEAAQLSDLDLSSRDGALEGGTKGPAIVPGRAEDSLLFRMVAGLDQPSMPMTGDPLSDAELAAVRTWIDEGAHWDTGEVTAAADALAALENDELPPGARDYWAFRHPQQAPVPASREFDHPVDRFLEATRKDAGLTAAPRADRLTLLRRAYLDLIGMPPTPEQVEEFLADTERGAWERLIDKLLDSPHYGERWGRHWLDVARYADTDGFEQDYVRLNMWRYRDYVIDAFNDDKPYNQFLREQIAGDELDYVTDETRIATGFLRSGPRVNFREKDNPERRHDYLDDMLATVGRGVLGMTVHCARCHDHKFDPILQKDYYSMQASIYGYVEIDYPLLDRDEADVYFAAMRDVEERQQPLRDEVDAIETPYREALRAELIRERFPENVQAAAFKPEAERTPGEQLLATQVLTINPPRTQVAAALTPEDKARVDELNAEIAALEDERPPTPAMAHIVTDGDYRFAPDGPGDQVIGCPECRTPPEVDGTYLYEEGGPAYQAPPNYFLIRGDPFSPGSPMSPGFLTAATYGDPPTEIARPDGRTSGRRLALAEWIASRDNPLTARVMANRIWHHHFGRGIVRTLDNLGRMGDTPTHPELLDWLAVEFMDRGWSIKEMHRLLMTSEAYRMASSFPHEASASADPENNLLWRYRGQRLEAEILRDAIMTVSGGIDLAVGGPAIFPHIPSDILFQSDGKGFWCGNPPAGQRITAPSTGFWCEEPDRPEVWRRSVYVFRRRSLGFPFFDTFDLPDQNQTAAARNVSTVSTQALTLMNNPFVLNQAELFAARLEREAPGDLDAQIDLAYLIALTRKPTDAEREVARGLATEQSLVDFTHVMMNLNEFLYLR, via the coding sequence ATGCGCAGCGCAAGACCATCCGTCCTGTTCGGCGTGACACTCGCGGCCGTGCTGGGCCTGGCGGCCACCGCCGGCGCCCAGAACGAGCCGATCAACTTCACCGATCACATCCGCCCGATCATGGAGCGGGCCTGCTGGAACTGCCACGGCGAGGCGGCCCAGCTCTCCGACCTGGATCTGAGCAGCCGCGACGGCGCTCTCGAGGGCGGCACCAAGGGCCCCGCCATCGTGCCCGGCCGGGCCGAGGACAGCCTTCTGTTCCGCATGGTGGCCGGCCTCGACCAGCCCTCCATGCCGATGACCGGCGATCCGCTCAGCGACGCGGAGCTCGCGGCGGTCCGCACCTGGATCGATGAGGGCGCGCACTGGGACACCGGCGAAGTGACCGCCGCCGCCGACGCGCTGGCCGCGCTCGAGAACGACGAGCTGCCGCCGGGCGCCCGCGACTACTGGGCGTTCCGGCACCCGCAGCAGGCGCCGGTGCCGGCCTCGCGCGAGTTCGACCACCCCGTGGACCGCTTCCTGGAAGCGACGCGCAAGGACGCCGGCCTGACCGCCGCGCCGCGGGCCGATCGGCTGACGCTGCTGCGGCGCGCCTATCTCGACCTGATCGGCATGCCGCCCACCCCCGAGCAGGTGGAGGAATTCCTGGCCGACACCGAGCGCGGGGCCTGGGAGCGGTTGATCGACAAGCTGCTCGATTCGCCCCACTACGGCGAGCGCTGGGGCCGCCACTGGCTGGACGTGGCGCGCTACGCCGACACCGACGGGTTCGAGCAGGACTACGTCCGCCTGAACATGTGGCGCTACCGCGACTACGTCATCGACGCCTTCAACGACGACAAGCCGTACAACCAGTTCCTGCGCGAGCAGATCGCGGGCGACGAGCTGGACTACGTCACGGACGAGACGCGCATCGCCACCGGCTTCCTGCGGTCCGGCCCGCGCGTCAACTTCCGCGAGAAGGACAACCCGGAGCGTCGTCACGACTACCTCGACGACATGCTGGCTACGGTCGGCCGCGGCGTCCTCGGCATGACGGTCCATTGCGCCCGCTGCCACGACCACAAGTTCGACCCGATCCTGCAGAAGGACTACTACAGCATGCAGGCGTCGATCTACGGCTACGTGGAGATCGACTACCCGCTGCTCGACCGCGACGAGGCGGACGTCTACTTCGCGGCGATGCGGGACGTCGAAGAGCGGCAGCAGCCATTGCGCGACGAGGTGGACGCCATCGAGACGCCGTACCGCGAGGCGCTACGGGCCGAGTTGATCCGGGAGCGGTTCCCGGAGAACGTGCAGGCGGCGGCCTTCAAGCCGGAAGCCGAGCGGACCCCCGGCGAACAGCTCCTCGCCACGCAGGTGCTCACCATCAACCCCCCGCGCACGCAAGTGGCCGCCGCGCTGACCCCGGAGGACAAGGCGCGGGTGGACGAGCTGAACGCGGAGATCGCGGCGCTGGAGGACGAGCGGCCGCCGACGCCGGCGATGGCGCACATCGTCACCGACGGCGACTACCGCTTCGCCCCGGACGGCCCGGGCGACCAGGTGATCGGCTGTCCGGAATGCCGGACGCCGCCCGAGGTCGACGGCACCTACCTGTACGAGGAAGGGGGGCCCGCCTACCAGGCGCCGCCCAACTACTTCCTGATCCGCGGCGACCCGTTCAGCCCCGGCTCGCCGATGTCGCCGGGCTTCCTGACCGCCGCCACCTACGGCGACCCGCCGACCGAGATCGCGCGCCCCGACGGGCGGACGTCGGGCCGCCGTCTGGCGCTGGCCGAGTGGATCGCGTCGCGCGACAACCCGCTGACGGCGCGGGTCATGGCCAACCGGATCTGGCACCACCACTTCGGGCGGGGGATCGTCCGGACCCTCGACAACCTGGGCCGGATGGGCGATACGCCGACGCACCCCGAGCTGCTCGACTGGCTGGCCGTCGAGTTCATGGACCGCGGCTGGAGCATCAAGGAGATGCACCGGCTGCTGATGACGTCCGAGGCCTACCGCATGGCGTCCTCGTTCCCGCACGAGGCGAGCGCAAGCGCCGACCCGGAGAACAACCTGCTCTGGCGCTACCGCGGGCAGCGGCTCGAGGCGGAGATCCTGCGCGACGCCATCATGACGGTGAGCGGCGGCATCGACCTGGCCGTGGGCGGGCCGGCGATTTTCCCGCACATTCCTTCCGACATCCTGTTCCAGTCGGACGGCAAGGGATTCTGGTGCGGCAATCCCCCGGCGGGCCAGCGGATCACCGCGCCGTCCACCGGCTTCTGGTGCGAAGAGCCGGACCGTCCGGAGGTGTGGCGCCGCAGCGTCTACGTCTTCCGGCGCCGGTCGCTCGGCTTCCCCTTCTTCGACACCTTCGACCTGCCGGACCAGAACCAGACGGCGGCGGCGCGCAACGTCTCCACCGTCTCGACGCAGGCGTTGACGCTGATGAACAACCCGTTCGTGCTGAACCAAGCCGAGCTGTTCGCGGCGCGGCTCGAGCGCGAGGCGCCGGGCGATCTGGACGCCCAGATCGATCTCGCCTACCTGATCGCGCTGACCCGGAAGCCGACCGACGCCGAGCGCGAGGTCGCCCGCGGCCTTGCCACCGAGCAGTCGCTGGTCGACTTCACGCACGTCATGATGAACCTGAACGAGTTCCTGTACCTGAGATAG
- a CDS encoding cyclase family protein: MASSRRRFLTHAAAMGTAALAHPGRAWAEPVEPAAAGTGTTPGTFSPPELLARQAARARRAAAAAAHPASATASTVQSSGDTNYAAMYRDRRNWGRWGRDDQIGAINLITPEKRAAAAGLVRTGRTVSLSRVFEPPQHFIQKSSLGPGGGYVMDYLGFIYHGSTVTHVDALCHIWDDDGIWQGRDPDVEVTTQGAHFGDITHWSGGIITRGVLIDVPLHRGAPHVSIDEPVRGEELEAIARAQGATVEPGDALLVHSGWGAYMASGDDGSRGRPGLHPSCAEFIRDHDVALLGWDLMDARASSDLPWPVHGVLFNFGVALLDNALLEPVAAACAEEGRWEFMFQALPLRVARGTGSPVNPIAMF, translated from the coding sequence ATGGCTTCTTCACGACGGCGATTTCTGACGCACGCGGCGGCCATGGGCACGGCGGCTCTCGCACATCCCGGCCGGGCCTGGGCCGAGCCGGTCGAGCCAGCGGCGGCCGGCACCGGCACCACGCCCGGAACATTCTCTCCCCCGGAGCTGCTTGCCCGTCAGGCGGCCCGCGCCCGGAGAGCCGCGGCCGCGGCAGCCCATCCCGCATCGGCGACCGCGAGCACCGTGCAGTCGAGCGGTGACACCAACTACGCGGCGATGTACCGCGACCGGCGCAACTGGGGACGCTGGGGCCGGGACGACCAGATCGGCGCCATCAACCTGATCACCCCTGAGAAGCGGGCGGCGGCGGCCGGGCTCGTGCGCACCGGGCGCACCGTCTCGCTGAGCCGCGTCTTCGAGCCCCCGCAGCACTTCATCCAGAAGAGCTCGCTCGGCCCCGGCGGCGGCTACGTCATGGACTACCTCGGCTTCATCTACCACGGGTCCACCGTGACCCACGTCGACGCGCTGTGCCACATCTGGGACGACGACGGTATCTGGCAGGGGCGCGACCCCGACGTGGAGGTCACGACCCAGGGCGCGCATTTCGGCGACATCACGCACTGGAGCGGCGGCATCATCACCAGGGGCGTGCTGATCGACGTCCCGCTCCACCGCGGCGCGCCGCACGTGAGCATCGACGAACCGGTGCGCGGAGAAGAGCTCGAAGCGATCGCGCGCGCCCAGGGCGCCACCGTCGAGCCGGGAGACGCGCTGCTGGTCCACAGCGGCTGGGGCGCCTACATGGCGAGCGGTGACGACGGCAGCCGCGGGCGCCCCGGGCTGCATCCAAGCTGCGCGGAGTTCATCCGCGACCACGACGTGGCGCTGCTCGGCTGGGACCTGATGGACGCCCGCGCGTCCAGCGACCTGCCGTGGCCGGTGCACGGCGTACTGTTCAACTTCGGCGTGGCGCTGCTGGACAACGCGCTGCTGGAGCCGGTCGCCGCCGCATGCGCGGAGGAAGGGCGCTGGGAGTTCATGTTCCAGGCGCTGCCGTTGCGGGTGGCGCGCGGCACCGGAAGCCCAGTCAACCCGATCGCGATGTTCTGA
- a CDS encoding type II toxin-antitoxin system RelE/ParE family toxin, whose amino-acid sequence MHRVEFVPSAARAFRTLGRAVQRRLAKRIDALAHEPRPPGVEKLRGTRSRYRVRTGDYRIIYEVEDDLLVVLVVRIGHRREVYRSH is encoded by the coding sequence ATGCACCGCGTCGAGTTCGTTCCTTCGGCGGCACGCGCGTTCCGCACTCTCGGACGGGCGGTTCAACGACGCCTCGCCAAGCGGATCGACGCACTTGCTCATGAGCCCCGTCCGCCGGGCGTCGAGAAGCTACGCGGGACGAGGAGCCGCTATCGCGTGCGGACAGGCGATTATCGAATCATCTACGAAGTCGAGGATGACCTGCTGGTGGTCCTCGTAGTGAGAATCGGACATCGGCGCGAGGTGTACCGAAGTCACTGA
- a CDS encoding type II toxin-antitoxin system Phd/YefM family antitoxin, whose amino-acid sequence MTRLTASSVRDAFAATLDRVAEGGERIVLDRGGRSVAALVPIEDLELLREIEDRLDNEAAARAGTERGRVDWSALKRDLDL is encoded by the coding sequence ATGACGAGGCTCACTGCAAGCTCGGTTCGGGATGCGTTTGCGGCCACGCTCGACCGTGTCGCCGAGGGAGGCGAACGCATCGTGCTGGATCGAGGTGGCAGGAGTGTTGCGGCCCTCGTGCCGATCGAGGACCTGGAGCTTCTGAGGGAGATCGAGGACCGGCTCGACAATGAAGCCGCCGCGAGAGCCGGCACAGAACGAGGACGCGTTGATTGGTCTGCTCTGAAACGCGACCTGGACCTCTAG